CCGGCGGTGAGGCGCAGCGCGTCAAGCTCGCCTCCGAGCTTCAGAAACGCTCCACCGGCCGGACCGTCTACGTGCTCGACGAGCCGACCACCGGCCTGCACTTCGAGGACATCCGCAAGCTGCTGATCGTGCTCAACGGCCTGGTCGACAAGGGCAACACGGTGATCACGATCGAGCACAACCTCGACGTGATCAAGACGGCCGACTGGCTGATCGACATGGGCCCGGAGGGCGGGCACAAGGGCGGTCTGGTGCTGGCCGCCGGCACGCCGGAGGAGCTGGCCGAGGTGCCGGAGAGCCACACCGGACAGTTCCTGCGGCACATGCTCGGGCTGACCGGGGAGGCCGCCGGGTCGCCGGCCGCGACCGCCCGGGCCGCCAAGGCCAACGGGGAGAAGGCCACCGCGACGAAGACCCGCGCCACCAGGTCGCGGGCCAAGGCCGCGGTCTGAACCCCTTTTCCGTACGCGATGAGCGGCCGTCTCCCGCCGGGAGGCGGCCGCCGCTGCTCGGCGGGGGGAACCGGACCGCCCGCCGGTGGTGTCTTCAAGTCGAGCGGCCGTACTGCGCCACCTCGGGAAATTTGATTTTAGAAATTTCTTAGGTGACTCATAACGACGCCGCCGCCTCGATCTCCTAGGGTCGAGCCCAGCAAACGGTCGTGCGAATGCGCACGAAACGGGGGAAGACGCCACCGCTCGAGGTGGTTAATCTCGCCGCACGCATGAACCGATCGCGGTGGCAGCCGCGTACTCACGGGCGACTCCGCGTGACTTCGGGCGCGGACCAGGTACTGGAGGGCGATACATGACTGACGTGCAGACGGGAACCGGCGCCGACAACCGGACCGAGGAGGCGGGCACGACATCCACCCGCCGCGTCGTCCTGCTGGGCGCCGGTGGCCTCGGCGCCGCCGCGGTCCTGACCGCCTGCGGCACCGCCACCAGCGGCACGCACCCGAACGGCTCCGACTTCGCCAAGGACCCGGCCCCGGCCGGCAGCGAGGGCGCGGCGGCCGGCAGCACCGGTGGCGGCGGCAAGAGCGGCGGCGGTGCGGCCGGAGCATCCCTCGCGCTGGTCGCCGACGTGCCCTCGGGCGGTGGCATCATCGCCGGCGACTACGTCATCACGCAGCCCAAGCAGGGCACCTTCAAGGCGTTCAGCAAGATCTGCACCCACCAGGGCTGCGAGGTCAGCACGGTGAAGGACGGCACCATCAACTGCCCGTGCCACGGCGCCAAGTTCTCCATCGAGGACGGCTCGGTGCAGGGCGGCCCGGCGCCGAAGCCGCTGCCGGAGACCAAGGTCAAGGTCGACGGCGACAACATCGTCGCGGCCTGAGCGCTCGTCCGTCGCGCTCGCGCGCACAGGCCGGAGATCCGGCGCCGTGGCGGCGGCACCGGACCTCCGGTCGGGCAATTCTGTCAGTCCCACGCACTAGTGTTGTGGTTGTGCCAGACCCGTCCACTTATCGTCCGGCGCCCGGTACCATTCCCGACGCTCCGGGCGTCTACCGCTTCCGCGATCCGGCCGGCCGGGTGATCTATGTCGGCAAGGCCAAGAGCCTGCGTAACCGGCTGAATTCCTACTTCGCCGACACCTGGTCGCTGCACCCGCGCACCCAGCAGATGGTCACCACGGCCGGCTCGGTCGACTGGGTGACGGTCGGCACCGAGGTCGAGGCGCTCCAGCTGGAGTTCTCCTGGATCAAGGAGTTCGACCCCCGCTTCAACGTGAAGTATCGGGACGACAAGTCGTATCCGTTCCTCGCCGTCACGCTGAACGAGGAGTTCCCCCGCCTCCAGGTGATGCGCGGCGCCAAGCGCAAGGGCGTCCGCTACTTCGGTCCCTACTCGCACGCCTGGGCCATCCGCGAGACCCTCGACCTGCTGCTCCGGGTCTTCCCGGCGCGGACCTGCTCGACCGGCGTCTTCAAGCGGGCCGGCCAGATCGGCCGCCCCTGCCTGCTGGGCTACATCGGCAAGTGCTCCGCCCCGTGCACCGGCCAGGTCAGCGCCGAGCAGCACCGGGCGATCGTCGACGACTTCTGCGACTTCATGGCCGGCCGCACCGACGCGTTCGTGAAACGGCTGGAGCGCGACATGCTGGCCGCCTCCGAGGAGCTGGAGTTCGAGCGCGCGGCCCGGCTGCGTGACGACATCGCGGCGCTGCGCCGGGCCATGGAGAAACAGACCGTCGTGCTCGGCGACGGCACCGACGCCGACGTGGTCGCCTTCGCCGAGGACCCGCTTGAGGCCGCCGTCCAGGTCTTCCACGTCCGCGACGGCCGGGTCCGCGGCCAGCGCGGCTGGGTGGTGGAGAAGGTGGAGGATCTCTCCACCGGCGACCTGGTCCACCACTTCTGCACGCAGATGTACGGCGAGTCGGCCGGCGAGACCGACGTCCCCCGCGAGCTGCTGGTGCCGGCCCTGCCGGACGACGCCGACGCGCTCGCCGACTGGCTCTCCCAGCGGCGGGGCAGCCGGGTCAGCCTCCGCGTGCCGCAGCGCGGCGACAAGGTCGGCCTGATGGAGACGGTCGCGCGGAACGCCGGTCAGGCCCTGCAGCGGCACAAGCTGAGCCGGGCCGGTGACCTCACCATCCGGAACAAGGCGCTGGAGGAGATCGCCGAGGCGCTCGGGCTGGAGTCGGCGCCCCTGCGCATCGAGTGTTATGACGTCTCGCACATCCAGGGCACCGACGTGGTCGCCTCGATGGTGGTGTTCGAGGACGGCCTGGCCCGCAAGTCGGAGTATCGGCGGTTCGCCGTGCGGGGCAACGCGGACGGCAGCGGACTGGACGACCTTGCCGCGATGAGCGAGGTGATGCGACGGCGGTTCGCCCGCTACAAGGCGCAGGCGGGCGCGGACGCGCCGCGGGACCAGCCGGAGCCCACCGCGGAGGAGACCGGTGAGGCGACCGGCGAGCTGGAGACAGCGGAGCTGCCCGGGATCGATCCTCTGACCGGCAAGCCGCGGCGGTTCGCGTACCCACCTCAGCTGATCGTCGTCGACGGTGGTCAGCCGCAGGTGAACGCGGTCGCCACGGTGCTCGCCGACATGGGCATCACGGATGTGGCGCTGTGCGGCCTGGCGAAGCGGCTGGAGGAGGTGTGGCTGCCCGGCGACGACTTCCCGGTCATCCTGCCGCGCACGTCGGAGTCGCTCTACCTGCTGCAACG
Above is a genomic segment from Actinoplanes ianthinogenes containing:
- a CDS encoding Rieske (2Fe-2S) protein, whose protein sequence is MTDVQTGTGADNRTEEAGTTSTRRVVLLGAGGLGAAAVLTACGTATSGTHPNGSDFAKDPAPAGSEGAAAGSTGGGGKSGGGAAGASLALVADVPSGGGIIAGDYVITQPKQGTFKAFSKICTHQGCEVSTVKDGTINCPCHGAKFSIEDGSVQGGPAPKPLPETKVKVDGDNIVAA
- the uvrC gene encoding excinuclease ABC subunit UvrC — protein: MPDPSTYRPAPGTIPDAPGVYRFRDPAGRVIYVGKAKSLRNRLNSYFADTWSLHPRTQQMVTTAGSVDWVTVGTEVEALQLEFSWIKEFDPRFNVKYRDDKSYPFLAVTLNEEFPRLQVMRGAKRKGVRYFGPYSHAWAIRETLDLLLRVFPARTCSTGVFKRAGQIGRPCLLGYIGKCSAPCTGQVSAEQHRAIVDDFCDFMAGRTDAFVKRLERDMLAASEELEFERAARLRDDIAALRRAMEKQTVVLGDGTDADVVAFAEDPLEAAVQVFHVRDGRVRGQRGWVVEKVEDLSTGDLVHHFCTQMYGESAGETDVPRELLVPALPDDADALADWLSQRRGSRVSLRVPQRGDKVGLMETVARNAGQALQRHKLSRAGDLTIRNKALEEIAEALGLESAPLRIECYDVSHIQGTDVVASMVVFEDGLARKSEYRRFAVRGNADGSGLDDLAAMSEVMRRRFARYKAQAGADAPRDQPEPTAEETGEATGELETAELPGIDPLTGKPRRFAYPPQLIVVDGGQPQVNAVATVLADMGITDVALCGLAKRLEEVWLPGDDFPVILPRTSESLYLLQRVRDEAHRFAITFHRQRRSKRMTESALDTVAGLGETRRKALMRHFGSVKRLAAATPEEIIEVPGIGRRTAEAVLAALNGEATPEKG